The Culex pipiens pallens isolate TS unplaced genomic scaffold, TS_CPP_V2 Cpp_Un0058, whole genome shotgun sequence genome has a window encoding:
- the LOC120427591 gene encoding uncharacterized protein LOC120427591, giving the protein MLKSTRYCQRLVVVPVCRWARSSAERSRAFFLTLNNSTSMAATNNLCPSNNKFEGAVLPPTLPERSPQRAVKAGNDRARSAIDQLLFQWADKIEFESSPAARERKVRSVYSIFRIPTTAKQPSRSPHAMLNSEEQSGRETKISRNRSTAVVVLDYQRTGKRTLIKTTTRQTYFLLVIGLVVPEKLNPGN; this is encoded by the exons ATGTTGAAATCAACCCGATACTGCCAACGTTTAGTCGTAGTTCCGGTATGCCGCTGGGCTCGGTCGTCGGCGGAACGGAGTCGCGCTTTCTTCTTGACGCTGAACAACTCAACGTCAATGGCCGCGACCAACAATTTGTGTCCAAGCAACAACAAGTTCGAGGGCGCGGTCCTACCACCGACCCTACCGGAACGATCCCCGCAGAGAGCGGTTAAAGCTGGCAACGACCGTGCGCGATCCGCCATCGATCAGCTGCTGTTCCAGTGGGCGGACAAGATCGAGTTCGAGTCGAGTCCGGCCGCCCGCGAGCGAAAG GTACGAAGCGTCTACTCCATCTTCCGCATTCCGACGACCGCCAAGCAACCGTCCCGGTCGCC GCACGCTATGTTGAATTCCGAGGAGCAATCGGGACGGGAGACCAAGATCAGTAGGAACCGATCGACCGCGGTGGTGGTGTTGGACTACCAGCGGACGGGCAAGCGCACCCTCATCAAGACTACGACACGGCAGACGTACTTTTTGCTCGTGATTGGCCTGGTCGTTCCGGAGAAGCTCAATCCGGGCAATTAG
- the LOC120427585 gene encoding uncharacterized protein LOC120427585: MGTRPQLTFLRRSAISTFSMLPFFHLRNRSSQQPSPQSTSNLSKKPSADLRSDPEIADTTIDCLGLGISPEVDPTVRICAGCAKRVDAQHAFRTRDLHCNSYVENGLEDKEDEDVCRFCLQADGGVALVELFPGGGGSIADEVQTVRDCLGVEINSWDMVTKICGDCVGGVEELATFRTEFSPTAGTVKLEDVMDSLDSYRIGSENGEGGEGFESDSSMADDGEKRGEKQKVTARSL, translated from the exons ATGGGGACGCGGCCGCAGTTGACGTTCTTGCGCAGATCTGCAATATCCACCTTTTCGATGTTGCCGTTTTTTCACTTGCGGAACCGATCCTCGCAACAACCTTCCCCGCAATCCACCAGCAATCTGAGCAAGAAGCCCAGTGCGGATCTGCGCTCCGACCCAGAAATTGCCGACACGACCATCGACTGCCTCGGACTTGGG ATTTCACCGGAGGTCGATCCGACGGTGCGGATTTGCGCCGGTTGTGCCAAACGCGTCGACGCGCAGCATGCCTTCCGGACGCGAGACCTGCACTGCAACAGTTACGTCGAGAACGGGCTGGAGGACAAGGAAGACGAGGACGTGTGCCGGTTCTGCTTGCAGGCGGATGGCGGGGTGGCGTTGGTCGAGTTGTTTCCGGGCGGCGGCGGGAGCATAGCGGATGAGGTGCAAACTGTGCGGGATTGTTTAGGGGTTGAGATCAACAGCTGGGACATGGTGACGAAGATTTGCGGGGATTGTGTGGGCGGTGTTGAAGAGTTGGCTACATTTCGGACGGAATTTTCGCCGACGGCCGGCACGGTGAAGCTGGAGGACGTGATGGATTCGTTGGATTCGTACAGAATTGGCAGCGAGAATGGGGAAGGGGGTGAGGGTTTTGAGTCAGACAGTTCGATGGCGGATGACGGAGAGAAGCGTGGGGAAAAGCAGAAGGTCACGGCACGGTCGCTTTGA